TCCAATAGTTTGTTTTTTATAGGCCAGGGTTCCGGTTGAAATTCGAATTGTATGGATCTTACCTTCTTCATGGATTGGATACGCTGCGATGTCCACGTCTTCAGGCATATAGCACTGAACAGATTCTGATTCGATACCATAAATGGTGACTTCGTTACGGTCGTAGGCTCGCTTTAGGAAACTGCAAGCTTCGCGATACATCTCATTTTTTAAAAGCGAAACGGTGTGTTTTTCAGTAAATGAAATGTCATTTCCAGACTTTTCATTTGTCTGTTGGTTAGCGCGATGAGTGTAGTACGCAAGATAAAAGAAAGTCGGCGGCCAAAACAGCAGGATAACAATGAGAATGACCTTCAGAGCTTTCTTTATCATCATAATTATTTGCTGATAACTTTTTTAGGATAATGAAGATAGAAGGCGCCCCAAGACTTTACAAAGCTTTTATCGCCGAAATAGCAGAGGTCGCTTTCATTTCCGTTATTTGCAACACCGACAACGGCTTTACCGCCCATTTTCTTGCAGTAGGAAGCTGATGGGTTGCCGACATATTCAGAACTTTCCGTGGGGAACGAAAACTTTTGCACTGCTAAAGTGTGCGCCTGACACCTAGGTTTAGCATCTTTAGATTTAAAACAGTTCGAACTTAACTCTAGTTTATCAAAGCTCTTTAGTTGAACGATTTG
This is a stretch of genomic DNA from Bdellovibrio reynosensis. It encodes these proteins:
- a CDS encoding DUF333 domain-containing protein; the encoded protein is MNKYVLGFLILTVSLPGFSAPSRPKNLKVNALAVFLEDKYQIVQLKSFDKLELSSNCFKSKDAKPRCQAHTLAVQKFSFPTESSEYVGNPSASYCKKMGGKAVVGVANNGNESDLCYFGDKSFVKSWGAFYLHYPKKVISK